In Bacillus toyonensis BCT-7112, a single window of DNA contains:
- a CDS encoding DUF4021 domain-containing protein: MHDKNENKKVNVIENTTSIHNNNTANLTSEEQAMNGLYGMPETTIEDADHAVTDDLTSKN, encoded by the coding sequence ATGCATGATAAAAATGAAAATAAAAAAGTAAATGTTATCGAAAACACTACATCTATTCACAATAATAATACTGCAAATCTAACTAGCGAAGAACAAGCAATGAACGGCTTATACGGAATGCCCGAAACAACCATTGAAGATGCTGATCACGCTGTAACTGATGATTTGACTTCAAAAAATTAA
- the catA gene encoding type A chloramphenicol O-acetyltransferase encodes MKFHVIDRENWNREQYFEHYLKLKCSFSMTANVDITMMLEKIHQKEIKFYPTFIYIISRMINKHKEFRTCFNDEGVLGYWEEMIPSYTIFHKGDKSFSSIWTDYSSDFHIFYKNYEEDMKCFANVHGLFPKENIPPNVYPISGIPWTSFTGFNLNINNDGDFLLPIITCGKYFNDGSKVMLPFSLQVHHAVCDGYHASRFIEDLQELVNTCNEWL; translated from the coding sequence ATGAAGTTTCATGTAATTGACAGAGAAAATTGGAATAGAGAGCAGTATTTTGAACATTATTTAAAATTAAAGTGTTCGTTTAGTATGACAGCGAATGTTGATATTACGATGATGCTAGAGAAAATACATCAAAAGGAAATAAAATTTTATCCGACTTTTATTTATATAATTTCTAGAATGATAAATAAACATAAAGAATTTCGAACATGTTTTAATGATGAAGGAGTTTTAGGGTATTGGGAGGAAATGATACCTAGTTATACAATCTTTCATAAAGGTGATAAATCTTTTTCAAGTATATGGACGGATTATTCTAGTGATTTCCACATTTTCTATAAAAACTATGAAGAGGATATGAAATGTTTTGCTAATGTTCATGGTCTCTTCCCGAAAGAAAATATTCCGCCAAATGTTTATCCGATTTCTGGGATACCTTGGACTAGTTTTACAGGATTTAATTTAAATATTAATAATGATGGTGATTTTCTATTACCAATTATAACTTGCGGAAAATATTTCAATGATGGAAGCAAGGTAATGCTACCTTTTTCATTGCAAGTACATCATGCGGTTTGTGATGGATATCATGCGAGTCGTTTTATAGAGGATTTACAGGAACTAGTTAATACATGTAACGAATGGCTTTAA